The Brassica oleracea var. oleracea cultivar TO1000 chromosome C6, BOL, whole genome shotgun sequence genome includes a region encoding these proteins:
- the LOC106300051 gene encoding putative ABC transporter C family member 15 translates to MSMPFGSAAQMGLTQWLQLNSPCMKEHISITMQLAFLAFFVIHFAWKRLGAVRNRGGNDIEEDLKKQSFSYKLSLLCSVSIFGTHCFILLLLFQNSTVPQCDSSVSVFSAEISQALSWLIVSVYVMKIKKWRLIEFPWMLRTWWLCSFILSLTFTAHFITAKDEPLEFRDYADLTCLVASLFLLTVSIRGKTGLQFLESSEVTEPLLLCSETEQIKKKSSSFSPYGNATLFQRITFSWINPLFSLGYKKPLEKDDVPNIYVKDSAQTCSQAFDKNLKTTIEQEGPGRAFFYKSVLRFVWKKAAINALFAVVNASTAYIGPYLINDFVVFLTKKQDQSLNYGYLLALGFLSAKIVETVTQRQWIFGARQLGMRLRAALISHIYQKGLLLSSQSRQSHTSGEIINYMSVDVQRITDFIWYVNNIWMLPIQISAAIFILQKHLGLGAVAALVTTLMVMACNYPLTRIQRTYQSDIMNAKDERMKATSEILKNMKILKLQAWDNQFLNKVKRLRKKEYDCLWKSLRLQAFTTFILWGAPSLISVVTFVTCMLIGVKLTSGAVLSALATFQMLQSPIFGLPDLLSALVQSKVSADRIASYLQQSETQKDAVEYLSKDDTELSVEIENGAFSWEPEASRPTLDEIELRVKTGMKVAICGAVGSGKSSLLSSILGEIQKLRGTVRVSGKQAYVPQSPWILTGTIRDNILFGSIYESEKYERTVKACALIKDFELFSNGDMTEIGERGINMSGGQKQRIQIARAVYQDADVYLLDDPFSAVDAHTGRQLFEECLMGILKEKTVLYVTHQVEFLPAADLILVMQNGRVMQAGKFQELLKQNIGFEVLVGAHNEALDSILSIEKSSRNFKEEAKDEDDTSAIAESLQTQRDSEHNISTENKKKEAKLVQDEETEKGVIGKEVYLAYLRTVKGGLLVPIIILAQSCFQMLQIASNYWMAWTAPPTAESKPKMSMDKILLVYALLAAGSSLCVLARTILVAIGGLSTAEKFFSRMLCSIFRAPMSFFDSTPTGRILNRVSTDQSVLDLEMAIKLGWCAFSIIQIVGTIFVMSQVAWQVCVIFIPVAVACVFYQRYYTPTARELSRMSGVERAPILHHFAESLAGATTIRAFDQRDRFISSNLTLIDNHSRPWFHVASAMEWLSFRLNLLSHFVFAFSLVLLVTLPEGVINPSIAGLGVTYGLSLNVLQATVIWNICNAENKMISVERILQYSKIPSEAPLVVDAHKPLDNWPNVGSIVFRDLQVRYAEHFPAVLKNITCEFPGGKKIGVVGRTGSGKSTLIQALFRIVEPSHGTIVIDNVDITKIGLHDLRSRLGIIPQDPALFDGTVRVNLDPLAQYTDQELWEALDKCQLGDVLRAKDEKLNATVVENGDNWSVGQRQLVCLGRVLLKKSNILVLDEATASVDSATDGVIQKIITQEFKDRTVVTIAHRIHTVIESDLVLVLSDGRIAEFDSPAKLLEREDSFFSKLIKEYSMRSKHFTGSNNLLS, encoded by the exons ATGTCCATGCCCTTTGGTTCCGCAG CACAGATGGGTTTAACGCAATGGCTCCAGCTAAACTCGCCTTGTATGAAGGAACATATAAGCATCACTATGCAACTGGCCTTCCTCGCTTTCTTTGTGATTCATTTCGCATGGAAACGGCTTGGTGCAGTGAGAAACAGAGGAGGTAATGATATAGAAGAAGACTTGAAGAAACAGAGCTTCTCTTACAAACTCTCCCTTCTCTGTTCTGTTTCCATCTTCGGGACTCATTGCTTCATCTTGCTTCTTCTGTTTCAAAACAGCACGGTGCCCCAGTGTGATTCCTCTGTTTCTGTTTTCTCCGCTGAGATCTCACAAGCTCTCTCGTGGCTTATCGTCTCTGTTTATGTGATGAAGATAAAAAAATGGAGACTTATAGAGTTTCCTTGGATGTTAAGAACATGGTGGCTCTGTAGTTTCATCTTATCCTTAACCTTCACTGCTCATTTCATAACCGCGAAAGACGAGCCTCTCGAGTTTAGGGACTATGCTGACTTGACTTGTCTTGTTGCATCCTTGTTCTTGCTTACTGTCTCAATCAGAGGGAAGACCGGTTTACAATTTCTGGAATCCAGCGAAGTCACAGAGCCGTTACTACTCTGTTCCGAAACAGAGCAAATCAAGAAGAAGAGCTCTTCTTTTTCTCCGTACGGAAACGCAACTCTCTTCCAACGCATCACTTTCTCATGGATCAACCCTCTGTTCTCCCTCGGATACAAGAAGCCTCTCGAAAAAGACGACGTACCGAACATCTACGTGAAAGACTCAGCCCAAACTTGCTCTCAAGCCTTTGACAAGAACCTGAAGACCACCATAGAGCAAGAAGGACCAGGGAGAGCCTTCTTCTACAAGTCGGTTCTTCGATTCGTCTGGAAGAAAGCAGCCATCAACGCGCTTTTCGCAGTCGTAAACGCCAGCACAGCTTACATTGGACCGTACCTCATCAACGACTTTGTTGTCTTCTTAACCAAGAAACAAGACCAGAGCTTAAACTACGGTTACCTTCTTGCACTAGGCTTCTTAAGCGCCAAGATCGTCGAGACAGTCACTCAAAGACAGTGGATCTTCGGAGCTCGCCAGCTAGGAATGCGCTTACGAGCAGCTTTGATATCACATATCTACCAAAAGGGTTTACTGTTATCTAGCCAGTCTCGGCAAAGCCACACGAGCGGAGAGATCATCAACTACATGAGTGTAGATGTTCAGAGAATCACTGACTTCATCTGGTATGTAAACAACATATGGATGTTGCCTATCCAAATCTCCGCGGCGATTTTCATCTTGCAGAAGCATCTGGGACTAGGAGCTGTGGCTGCATTGGTCACAACTTTGATGGTGATGGCTTGCAACTACCCCTTGACAAGGATTCAGAGAACTTACCAGTCAGATATCATGAATGCTAAAGATGAGAGGATGAAAGCAACTTCAGAGATTCTTAAGAACATGAAGATTCTGAAGCTTCAGGCATGGGATAATCAGTTTCTCAACAAGGTTAAGAGATTGAGAAAGAAAGAGTATGATTGTCTGTGGAAGTCTTTGAGGTTGCAAGCTTTCACAACTTTTATACTCTGGGGAGCTCCTTCTTTGATCTCTGTGGTGACTTTTGTTACTTGCATGCTCATTGGAGTGAAGCTAACATCTGGTGCAGTCTTATCTGCTCTTGCAACGTTTCAAATGTTGCAAAGTCCGATTTTTGGTTTGCCTGATCTCCTCTCTGCTCTAGTTCAAAGCAAGGTTTCTGCGGATAGGATCGCTTCTTACCTTCAACAAAGTGAGACTCAGAAAGATGCAGTTGAGTATCTTTCAAAGGATGATACTGAGCTGAGTGTTGAGATTGAAAACGGTGCATTCAGCTGGGAGCCTGAAGCAAGCAGACCAACTCTAGATGAGATAGAACTGAGAGTTAAGACAGGAATGAAAGTGGCGATTTGCGGAGCGGTAGGATCAGGAAAGTCAAGCTTGCTATCATCGATCTTAGGGGAGATTCAGAAGCTGAGAGGAACAGTTAGAGTCAGTGGCAAGCAAGCTTATGTTCCTCAGTCACCGTGGATACTAACCGGGACTATAAGAGATAACATTCTGTTTGGAAGCATCTATGAAAGTGAGAAGTATGAGAGAACTGTTAAAGCATGTGCTTTGATAAAGGACTTTGAGCTGTTCTCTAATGGAGACATGACAGAGATTGGAGAGAGAGGGATCAACATGAGTGGTGGTCAGAAGCAAAGGATACAGATTGCTAGGGCGGTTTATCAAGATGCTGATGTATATCTGCTTGATGATCCTTTTAGTGCTGTTGATGCTCATACAGGAAGACAACTCTTTGAA GAGTGTTTAATGGGGATACTGAAAGAGAAGACAGTACTTTATGTTACACATCAAGTTGAGTTTCTTCCAGCAGCAGATCTCATTCTC GTGATGCAAAATGGAAGAGTAATGCAAGCAGGAAAGTTCCAAGAGCTTTTAAAGCAAAACATAGGTTTTGAAGTTCTTGTTGGAGCTCATAACGAAGCTCTTGATTCAATCCTATCAATTGAGAAGTCAAGCAGGAACTTCAAAGAGGAAGCCAAAGATGAAGATGATACATCAGCCATTGCAGAGAGCCTTCAGACACAGCGCGACTCAGAGCATAACATCTCAACAGAGAACAAAAAGAAAGAAGCAAAGCTAGTTCAAGATGAGGAGACAGAGAAAGGAGTGATTGGGAAAGAAGTTTACTTAGCGTATTTGAGAACTGTTAAAGGAGGATTGCTTGTGCCGATCATAATCTTGGCTCAGTCTTGCTTCCAAATGCTGCAGATTGCTAGCAATTACTGGATGGCATGGACTGCTCCTCCTACTGCTGAATCAAAACCAAAAATGAGTATGGATAAGATTTTACTCGTTTACGCGCTTCTTGCTGCAGGAAGTTCACTTTGTGTGTTGGCAAGGACGATTCTAGTAGCTATCGGTGGACTTTCAACAGCAGAGAAGTTCTTTTCAAGGATGCTTTGCAGCATTTTCAGAGCTCCTATGTCATTTTTTGATTCAACTCCAACAGGAAGAATCTTGAACAGA GTATCCACAGATCAAAGTGTTTTGGATTTGGAAATGGCAATAAAACTAGGTTGGTGTGCCTTCTCAATCATTCAGATCGTTGGAACTATCTTCGTCATGTCTCAAGTTGCTTGGCAAGTTTGTGTCATCTTCATTCCAGTAGCAGTAGCCTGCGTGTTTTATCAG AGATATTACACACCAACAGCAAGAGAACTGTCACGCATGTCAGGAGTAGAAAGAGCTCCTATCCTTCACCATTTCGCTGAATCTCTTGCTGGTGCAACAACAATACGTGCATTTGATCAGAGAGATCGCTTCATCAGCTCAAACCTTACTCTTATTGACAACCATTCAAGGCCATGGTTCCATGTTGCTTCAGCAATGGAATGGCTTTCCTTCAGATTGAATCTGCTTTCTCATTTTGTATTTGCTTTTTCGTTGGTGTTGCTTGTGACTCTCCCTGAAGGTGTAATCAATCCAA GTATTGCTGGTCTTGGAGTCACATATGGCTTAAGTCTGAATGTATTACAAGCCACAGTAATATGGAACATATGCAATGCAGAAAACAAAATGATCTCTGTAGAAAGAATTCTCCAATACTCCAAAATCCCCAGTGAGGCACCATTAGTAGTTGATGCTCATAAGCCTCTTGATAACTGGCCAAATGTTGGATCAATTGTCTTCAGAGACCTACAG GTCCGGTATGCAGAACACTTCCCAGCTGTCCTGAAGAACATCACTTGTGAGTTTCCTGGAGGGAAAAAGATTGGAGTTGTGGGAAGAACAGGAAGCGGCAAATCGACTTTGATTCAGGCACTGTTTAGGATTGTTGAGCCAAGTCATGGAACCATAGTCATTGATAACGTGGATATTACCAAGATAGGTTTGCATGATCTGAGATCAAGACTTGGGATCATTCCTCAAGATCCAGCACTGTTTGATGGAACAGTCAGAGTGAATCTAGACCCTCTAGCTCAGTACACAGATCAGGAACTATGGGAG GCGCTTGACAAGTGCCAACTAGGAGATGTTCTGCGTGCAAAAGATGAGAAGCTGAACGCTACAG TGGTTGAGAATGGTGATAACTGGAGTGTAGGGCAGAGACAGTTAGTGTGTCTAGGGAGGGTGTTGTTGAAGAAGAGCAACATTCTAGTGCTTGATGAGGCAACTGCTTCAGTTGATTCTGCAACAGATGGTGTGATACAGAAAATCATCACTCAAGAGTTTAAAGATCGAACAGTTGTGACTATAGCTCACAGAATCCATACAGTGATTGAGAGTGATCTTGTTCTGGTTCTTAGTGACG GACGAATAGCAGAGTTTGACTCACCTGCAAAACTGCTAGAGAGGGAAGATTCTTTCTTCTCCAAACTAATAAAGGAGTATTCAATGAGATCTAAACACTTCACTGGCTCAAATAATCTTCTCAGCTGA
- the LOC106300187 gene encoding methionine aminopeptidase 2B, which translates to MASENPEVVVAPTVENGGAESSSRGKDEPLETELSKKLEVTEDGKEENEGEEEEGSKAESSTVKKKKKRNKSKKKPQQTDPPSIPVVKLFPSGEFPEGEIQQYKDDNLWRTTSEEKRDLERLQKPIYNSVRQAAEVHRQVRKYVRSIVKPGMLMTDICETLEDTVRKLISENGLKAGIAFPTGCSLNWVAAHWTPNSGDKTVLQYDDVMKLDFGTHIDGHIIDCAFTVAFNPMYDPLLAASREATYTGIKEAGIDVRLCDIGAAIQEVMESYEVEINGKVFPVKSIRNLNGHSIGPYQIHAGKSVPIVKGGEQTKMEEGEFYAIETFGSTGKGYVREDLECSHYMKNFDIGHVPLRLPRAKQLLATINNNFSTLAFCRRYLDRIGETKYLMALKNLCDAGIVEPYPPLCDVKGSYVSQYEHTILLRPTCKEVLSKGDDY; encoded by the exons ATGGCGAGCGAGAACCCTGAAGTTGTTGTAGCTCCCACGGTGGAGAATGGCGGCGCCGAATCATCCTCTAGAGGAAAAGATGAACCTTTGGAAACTGAGCTTTCCAAGAAGCTCGAGGTTACAGAAGATGGAAAAGAGGAGAACGAAGGAGAAGAAGAAGAAGGAAGCAAAG CTGAGAGTTCAACAGTGAAGAAGAAAAAGAAGAGGAATAAAAGCAA GAAGAAGCCCCAACAGACTGATCCACCTTCAATCCCTGTCGTTAAGCTTTTCCCATCTGGAGAGTTTCCTGAAGGTGAAATACAGCAGTATAAGGATGA CAACTTGTGGAGAACAACATCTGAAGAGAAGAGAGACTTGGAGCGTTTGCAAAAGCCTATATACAACTCTGTACGACAGGCTGCAGAAGTTCATCGCCAG GTTAGGAAATATGTGAGAAGCATAGTGAAGCCTGGAATGTTGATGACTGATATATGTGAGACATTGGAGGATACTGTTCGTAAGCTGATATCAGAGAATGGTCTTAAAGCTGGTATTGCTTTCCCTACAGGATGCTCTTTGAATTG GGTTGCTGCTCATTGGACACCAAACTCCGGAGACAAGACTGTACTTCAGTACGACGATGTAATGAAACTGGACTTTGGAACACATATTGATG GACATATTATCGACTGTGCATTTACAGTTGCTTTCAATCCTATGTATGATCCTCTCTTAGCAGCCTCCCGTGAAGCTACTTATACCGGTATCAAG GAAGCTGGAATCGATGTTCGTCTATGCGACATTGGTGCTGCAATTCAGGAGGTCATGGAGTCTTATGAGGTCGAAATCAATGGAAAGGTCTTCCCAG TTAAAAGTATCCGGAACTTGAATGGCCATAGCATTGGACCTTATCAGATACATGCTGGCAAGTCAGTTCCAATAGTTAAAGGAGGCGAGCAGACAAAGATGGAAGAGGGTGAATTCTATGCAATTGAAACATTTGGATCGACTG GGAAAGGATATGTGAGAGAAGACTTAGAATGTAGCCACTACATGAAGAACTTCGACATTGGCCATGTCCCTTTGAGGTTGCCTAGAGCAAAACAACTCCTTGCTACTATCAACAACAACTTCTCCACTCTCGCTTTCTGCAGACGTTATTTGGACCGCATTGGTGAAACCAAATATCTAATGGCTCTAAAGAATCTGTGCGACGCTGGCATTGTTGAG CCGTATCCACCTCTGTGTGATGTGAAGGGGAGCTATGTATCACAGTATGAGCACACTATTTTACTCCGACCTACTTGCAAAGAAGTTCTTTCCAAGGGAGACGACTATTGA
- the LOC106299507 gene encoding SKP1-like protein 11: MSKKMIVLKSSDGESFVVEEAVARQSKIISFLVEELPDQELRFTNLTSEILLKVIEYCKKHAVEDGSGDSSSSSSDDLKKWDVKFVGEIDQPTLMDLIMAANYLHIPSLLDVTCQKVADMIAACEDEKKIRSTFNIENDFTEEEVEAIRMENQYPN, translated from the coding sequence ATGTCGAAGAAGATGATCGTGCTGAAAAGCTCCGACGGTGAATCGTTTGTGGTCGAGGAAGCGGTCGCACGTCAGTCGAAGATCATATCGTTTCTTGTTGAAGAATTACCCGATCAAGAATTACGGTTTACGAACCTGACAAGCGAGATCCTCCTGAAAGTGATCGAGTACTGCAAGAAGCATGCGGTGGAAGACGGTAGTGGTGATTCTTCTTCGTCCTCCTCCGATGATCTCAAGAAGTGGGACGTGAAGTTCGTCGGGGAAATTGATCAGCCCACGCTCATGGATCTCATCATGGCTGCGAATTACCTACACATCCCGAGCCTGCTTGATGTCACGTGCCAGAAAGTTGCCGATATGATCGCTGCATGCGAAGACGAGAAAAAGATTCGATCGACGTTCAACATCGAGAACGACTTTACGGAAGAGGAAGTAGAAGCGATTCGCATGGAGAATCAATACCCTAACTAG
- the LOC106300052 gene encoding beta-glucosidase 16-like: protein MRSEGLVFMLLITSAYVGVFAKNHSSRPKLRRSDFPQGFIFGCATSAYQCEGAAHEDGRGPSIWDTFSEKFPEKIMGGSNGSIADDSYNLYKEDVNFLHQIGFDAYRFSISWSRILPCGDLKGGINQAGIDYYNNLINHLLSKGVKPYVTIFHWDLPEALQHTYGGFLGAEIVNDFRDYAELCFQKFGDRVKHWTTLNEPFSVVHNGFTTGQEAPGRCSSFANPNCTGGDGASEPYIVGHNFLLAHGAAVNIYREKYQAIQKGEIGIALNTVWHYPYSDSYADKLAAARATAFTFDYFVEPIVYGKYPTEMVNHVKDGRLPTFTPEESSMLKGSYDFIGINYYSSSYVKDVPCATENITMSTDACVSIVGERNGVPLGPTAGSDWLLIYPKGIRDLLLHVKFKFDDPVLYITENGVDEASIGEIFLNDDLRID from the exons ATGAGAAGTGAAGGTCTCGTCTTTATGTTGCTCATTACTTCGGCCTACGTTGGAGTTTTCGCCAAGAATCATTCCTCAAGACCTAAACTGAGAAGAAGTGATTTCCCACAAGGTTTCATTTTTGGATGTGCTACTTCTGCGTATCAG TGTGAAGGTGCTGCTCATGAAGATGGTAGAGGACCAAGTATCTGGGACACCTTTTCTGAAAAGTTTCCAG AGAAGATAATGGGTGGTAGTAATGGGTCCATTGCTGATGATTCTTACAACCTTTACAAG GAAGATGTGAATTTTCTGCATCAAATTGGCTTTGATGCTTACCGATTTTCAATCTCTTGGTCACGGATTTTGCCTT GTGGGGATTTAAAAGGAGGTATCAACCAGGCTGGAATCGACTATTACAACAACTTGATTAATCACCTTCTGTCTAAAG GAGTGAAGCCATATGTCACAATCTTTCACTGGGACTTACCAGAAGCACTTCAACATACTTACGGTGGCTTCCTAGGAGCAGAGATCGT GAATGATTTCCGGGACTATGCGGAACTCTGTTTCCAGAAGTTTGGAGATAGAGTGAAGCATTGGACGACATTAAACGAGCCATTTTCAGTGGTACACAATGGTTTTACAACTGGCCAAGAGGCACCTGGAAGGTGTTCCAGTTTCGCTAATCCTAATTGCACCGGTGGTGATGGAGCCAGCGAGCCTTACATCGTCGGCCATAACTTCCTCCTCGCTCATGGAGCCGCCGTCAATATCTACAGAGAAAAGTATCAG GCGATTCAGAAAGGTGAAATTGGCATCGCCTTAAACACAGTATGGCACTACCCTTACTCAGATTCATATGCTGACAAATTAGCTGCGGCTCGAGCCACGGCCTTCACCTTCGACTACTTCGTGGAGCCAATTGTCTATGGCAAATACCCGACCGAAATGGTCAACCATGTGAAAGATGGTCGTCTTCCTACATTTACACCAGAAGAGTCCTCCATGCTCAAAGGATCATATGATTTCATAGGCATTAATTATTACTCGTCTTCTTACGTCAAAGACGTGCCATGTGCAACTGAAAACATCACCATGTCCACTGATGCTTGCGTCAGCATCGTAG GTGAACGAAATGGAGTACCTCTCGGTCCAACG GCTGGCTCGGATTGGCTTTTGATATACCCTAAGGGTATTCGTGATCTTCTACTACATGTCAAATTCAAATTCGATGATCCTGTCTTGTACATAACAGAAAACG GAGTGGATGAAGCTAGCATTGGAGAAATCTTTCTTAATGATGACTTGAGAATTGACTAG
- the LOC106299802 gene encoding VQ motif-containing protein 18-like, whose protein sequence is MVRNSMKAEYDLDHFPHQSFYGDNSRTLVPMNKNSQIITKIKPKIRIIHIFAPEIINTDVKNFRTLVQSLTGKPEITKTGSKKKITRTNIPAPPPPLQESSPEHTAEPVNSFIGSHVVKEEWGSCSNTNTYFDLDGLIDLDEENNMFSSRWFDLQEQ, encoded by the coding sequence ATGGTGAGAAATTCAATGAAGGCTGAGTACGATCTTGATCATTTTCCTCATCAAAGCTTCTATGGAGATAATTCAAGAACTTTGGTTCCTATGAACAAGAACTCCCAAATAATCACCAAGATCAAGCCTAAGATCCGTATCATCCATATATTTGCACCGGAGATTATCAACACTGACGTCAAGAACTTCCGTACACTCGTCCAAAGTCTAACCGGAAAACCGGAGATCACCAAAACGGGTTCTAAGAAAAAGATAACGAGAACAAATATTCCTGCGCCACCGCCTCCACTTCAAGAATCCAGCCCAGAACATACGGCAGAGCCGGTCAACAGTTTCATAGGGAGCCACGTGGTGAAGGAAGAATGGGGATCATGTTCAAACACAAACACTTACTTTGATTTAGATGGTTTGATTGATCTTGACGAAGAGAACAACATGTTTTCAAGTCGATGGTTTGATCTTCAAGAGCAATAA